In the genome of Mytilus edulis chromosome 3, xbMytEdul2.2, whole genome shotgun sequence, one region contains:
- the LOC139514389 gene encoding N66 matrix protein-like, translating into MVYKGTCLQESSIVTYSLLSCNQVEVSKMQLIGFLFMCICALVLVHAGGSRRNGYNGYNGRNGNNGRNGYSGGNGYRGGNGYRGGNGYNGGNGYNGGNGYNGVGGYNGGNGYNGGNGYNGGNGFNGGNGYNGGGGLDYQNEYQNGYNENGGNGNRYSGNRGRKSYGSRSFGPKGGY; encoded by the exons ATGGTATATAAAGGGACGTGTTTACAGGAATCAAGCATCGTGACTTATTCATTGTTATCCTGTAACCAAGTTGAAG TGTCGAAAATGCAATTGATTGGTTTTTTGTTTATGTGCATTTGCGCACTTGTATTGGTACATGCTGGAGGATCTAGACGAAATGGGTACAATGGATATAATGGTCGTAATGGAAACAATGGCAGAAATGGATACAGTGGTGGAAATGGATATCGTGGCGGTAATGGATATCGTGGCGGTAATGGATACAATGGCGGTAACGGATACAATGGCGGTAACGGATACAATGGTGTAGGTGGATATAATGGCGGAAATGGATACAACGGTGGTAATGGATACAACGGTGGTAATGGATTTAATGGCGGTAACGGATACAATGGTGGTGGAGGTCTCGATTATCAGAATGAGTACCAAAATGGTTATAATGAAAATGGAGGCAACGGTAATAGATATAGTGGCAACAGAGGCAGAAAATCATACGGAAGTCGA TCATTCGGACCCAAA gGTGGTTACTAA
- the LOC139514897 gene encoding N66 matrix protein-like, with amino-acid sequence MWSTSIVLLCTCALVLVQAAGKRNYNRKNGYNGNVGYSGGNGYNGGNGYRGGNGYTGGNGYRGGNGYTGGNGGSGGNGYTGGNGYTGGNRGGGYTGGNGGGGYTGGNGYTGGNRGYTGGSGGAGGYTGGNGGGGEYLDLAPIDYNYEIGNGYSGNGGNGYSGNGNGYNGNNGNDYNGNGDGYNGNGNGKSYGRKSYGKDRKGGY; translated from the exons ATGTGGTCAACTAGTATTGTTCTTTTGTGTACCTGCGCACTTGTGTTAGTACAGGCAGCTGGAAAACGCAACTACAACAGGAAAAATGGATACAATGGTAACGTAGGATACTCTGGTGGAAACGGTTACAATGGCGGCAATGGATACCGTGGTGGTAATGGCTACACTGGCGGTAATGGATACAGGGGCGGTAATGGCTATACTGGCGGTAATGGTGGTAGTGGCGGTAACGGATACACTGGTGGTAATGGATATACTGGTGGTAATAGAGGTGGCGGATATACTGGTGGCAATGGAGGTGGCGGATATACTGGTGGCAATGGATATACTGGGGGTAATCGCGGATACACTGGTGGTAGTGGTGGAGCAGGTGGATATACTGGTGGAAATGGTGGAGGTGGCGAATATCTTGACCTTGCTCCAATCGATTATAATTATGAAATTGGAAACGGTTACAGTGGAAACGGAGGAAATGGTTACAGTGGAAACGGAAATGGTTACAATGGCAACAACGGAAATGATTACAATGGCAACGGAGATGGTTATAATGGCAACGGAAATGGAAAATCATATGGCAGAAAA tcaTACGGAAAAGACCGAAAA GGTGGTTATTAA